A single region of the Triticum dicoccoides isolate Atlit2015 ecotype Zavitan chromosome 2B, WEW_v2.0, whole genome shotgun sequence genome encodes:
- the LOC119368376 gene encoding uncharacterized protein LOC119368376 isoform X2 yields the protein MDVALPTFHRATSMDLRARALHLTVFAKPYAASNGCYVPFRSLERLSLSGCHIDLATFIPFCPRLRVLRVNTTGLIDMSNIAVQSASLEELVVEHGNRWTRRTHVSIDSPVLKQLTASFHACGNIGVSILAPMLDKVWWRCSYAKPICGLGLWGLSEVGLNTEETHSGRDACVQLSSVHVLSLHLSPVQDSVSFPNAELSFFAAEIDKHMVTNFSGLDLHLSTKGHVFGAFVLRLLGMHRIRTALRNLKIVLLRSEVKDACTVNCLCDEPKNWRAETITLADLRNMEIEGVDGEDHEFDFLKVIFRCAPMLKTVTVRLSDGVTPSVDWCTKVNNIFMAYPSVECNADLGQSCVLI from the exons ATGGACGTGGCACTGCCCACCTTCCACCGCGCCACCTCCATGGATCTGCGCGCGCGGGCACTCCACTTAACCGTGTTCGCAAAGCCATATGCGGCGAGCAATGGCTGCTATGTCCCCTTCCGCTCGCTGGAGAGACTTTCCCTCTCGGGATGCCACATCGATCTGGCCACCTTCATCCCGTTCTGCCCGCGCCTGCGCGTGCTCCGGGTGAACACCACCGGCCTGATAGACATGAGCAACATTGCGGTCCAGTCCGCGTCGCTGGAGGAGCTCGTAGTGGAGCACGGCAATAGATGGACCCGCCGTACCCATGTCAGCATCGACTCCCCTGTGCTTAAGCAACTGACAGCCTCCTTCCATGCCTGCGGCAACATCGGGGTGTCCATCTTGGCACCAATGCTGGACAAGGTCTGGTGGCGGTGCTCGTATGCCAAGCCGATTTGTGGCCTTGGTCTTTGGGGCCTCTCAGAGGTGGGCTTGAACACCGAAGAGACACACTCTGGGAGAGACGCCTGTGTGCAGCTCTCTAGCGTGCATGTCCTGTCCCTACACCTATCTCCTGTCCAG GATTCAGTTAGCTTTCCAAATGCAGAGCTCAGCTTTTTTGCGGCAGAGATCGATAAACATATGGTTACCAACTTCTCTGGTCTGGACCTGCATCTCAGCACCAAGGGCCATGTGTTTGGAGCTTTTGTGCTGCGTCTCCTTGGGATGCATCGTATTCGTACAGCCTTACGGAACCTTAAGATTGTCCTGCTAAGATCAGAG GTGAAAGATGCATGCACAGTAAATTGTCTCTGTGATGAGCCTAAGAACTGGAGAGCAGAAACTATCACCTTGGCTGATCTTCGAAACATGGAAATTGAAGGCGTCGACGGGGAAGATCACGAGTTTGATTTCTTGAAAGTGATATTTAGATGTGCTCCAATGCTTAAAACAGTGACTGTGAGGCTGTCAGATGGTGTCACTCCAAGTGTCGACTGGTGCACAAAAG
- the LOC119368376 gene encoding uncharacterized protein LOC119368376 isoform X1, whose amino-acid sequence MDVALPTFHRATSMDLRARALHLTVFAKPYAASNGCYVPFRSLERLSLSGCHIDLATFIPFCPRLRVLRVNTTGLIDMSNIAVQSASLEELVVEHGNRWTRRTHVSIDSPVLKQLTASFHACGNIGVSILAPMLDKVWWRCSYAKPICGLGLWGLSEVGLNTEETHSGRDACVQLSSVHVLSLHLSPVQDSVSFPNAELSFFAAEIDKHMVTNFSGLDLHLSTKGHVFGAFVLRLLGMHRIRTALRNLKIVLLRSEVKDACTVNCLCDEPKNWRAETITLADLRNMEIEGVDGEDHEFDFLKVIFRCAPMLKTVTVRLSDGVTPSVDWCTKVNNIFMAYPSVECNADLVRRAKAVC is encoded by the exons ATGGACGTGGCACTGCCCACCTTCCACCGCGCCACCTCCATGGATCTGCGCGCGCGGGCACTCCACTTAACCGTGTTCGCAAAGCCATATGCGGCGAGCAATGGCTGCTATGTCCCCTTCCGCTCGCTGGAGAGACTTTCCCTCTCGGGATGCCACATCGATCTGGCCACCTTCATCCCGTTCTGCCCGCGCCTGCGCGTGCTCCGGGTGAACACCACCGGCCTGATAGACATGAGCAACATTGCGGTCCAGTCCGCGTCGCTGGAGGAGCTCGTAGTGGAGCACGGCAATAGATGGACCCGCCGTACCCATGTCAGCATCGACTCCCCTGTGCTTAAGCAACTGACAGCCTCCTTCCATGCCTGCGGCAACATCGGGGTGTCCATCTTGGCACCAATGCTGGACAAGGTCTGGTGGCGGTGCTCGTATGCCAAGCCGATTTGTGGCCTTGGTCTTTGGGGCCTCTCAGAGGTGGGCTTGAACACCGAAGAGACACACTCTGGGAGAGACGCCTGTGTGCAGCTCTCTAGCGTGCATGTCCTGTCCCTACACCTATCTCCTGTCCAG GATTCAGTTAGCTTTCCAAATGCAGAGCTCAGCTTTTTTGCGGCAGAGATCGATAAACATATGGTTACCAACTTCTCTGGTCTGGACCTGCATCTCAGCACCAAGGGCCATGTGTTTGGAGCTTTTGTGCTGCGTCTCCTTGGGATGCATCGTATTCGTACAGCCTTACGGAACCTTAAGATTGTCCTGCTAAGATCAGAG GTGAAAGATGCATGCACAGTAAATTGTCTCTGTGATGAGCCTAAGAACTGGAGAGCAGAAACTATCACCTTGGCTGATCTTCGAAACATGGAAATTGAAGGCGTCGACGGGGAAGATCACGAGTTTGATTTCTTGAAAGTGATATTTAGATGTGCTCCAATGCTTAAAACAGTGACTGTGAGGCTGTCAGATGGTGTCACTCCAAGTGTCGACTGGTGCACAAAAG